One Gammaproteobacteria bacterium DNA segment encodes these proteins:
- a CDS encoding VTT domain-containing protein has product MAADHTILRESTNCWRILPAERLAFLIDGEAYFRAVREAMAGARHSILILGWDIDTRVRLIREDKADDLPDAFGEFLYTLVTKNPQLQVRVLNWDWAVLYAAERQWLPLYKLDWHRHPRLRYELDDDCPFGASQHQKIVVVDHHLAFVGGMDLSRDRWDRPDHAPGDPLRVNAEGQPYPPFHDIQAMVEGEAALAVDELARQRWWRCTGETLKATPPVDSSPWPGHVEAHLRPSRVGIVRTDPAYNGRPEVREVERLYLDAIAAARRWIYIENQYFSAPVLADALAARLEEPDGPEVVMVLPLKTGGWLEQHTMDVLRSRLLRRLDAARHPDRLRIYYPHREDLGDGYISVHGKVMVVDDTLARVGSANLSNRSMGLDTECDIAVEATTDTERDGVAGLRNRLLAEHLGSDAATVARRIASADSLVAGIEALRGGPRTLEYLEAAVPDLADELLPEHDIVDPEAPITPEELAERLIPEDERKSILGQMGPVLSILAVLLGLAAAWRWTPLGGLLEVDALVAAAGTAGESFGGALLLLAAFVAGGILSVPVTLMIIVTVLVAGPWLGFGLALTGSIASAVASYWIGSATGRRLLRRLSGGRINRLSRRLAQRGILTIITLRIVPVAPFTVINMVAGASHIRFRDFVLGTLVGMGPGVFAIALFTDRVAAAIRKPDLPEFAVLAAVTGGIVALIWGVHNWLVRRGQRNGKDEKA; this is encoded by the coding sequence ATGGCCGCCGATCACACAATTCTCCGCGAATCCACCAACTGCTGGCGCATCCTGCCCGCCGAGCGGCTCGCCTTTCTCATCGACGGCGAGGCCTATTTCCGTGCCGTGCGGGAGGCCATGGCGGGCGCCCGCCACAGCATCCTCATCCTCGGTTGGGACATCGACACCCGGGTACGGCTGATCCGTGAGGACAAGGCGGACGACCTGCCCGACGCCTTCGGAGAATTCCTCTATACCCTGGTCACGAAGAACCCCCAGTTGCAGGTACGGGTGCTGAACTGGGACTGGGCCGTACTCTATGCCGCCGAGCGCCAGTGGCTGCCCCTCTACAAGCTGGACTGGCACCGTCACCCCCGCCTGCGTTACGAACTGGACGACGACTGTCCCTTCGGAGCCTCCCAGCACCAGAAGATCGTCGTCGTCGACCATCACCTCGCCTTCGTCGGCGGCATGGACCTGTCACGGGACCGCTGGGACCGGCCCGACCACGCCCCCGGCGACCCCCTGCGGGTGAATGCCGAGGGCCAGCCCTATCCCCCGTTCCACGACATCCAGGCCATGGTGGAGGGCGAGGCGGCCCTGGCCGTGGACGAGCTGGCACGCCAGCGCTGGTGGCGCTGTACCGGGGAGACCCTGAAGGCGACACCACCGGTGGACTCATCGCCCTGGCCCGGGCATGTGGAGGCCCACCTGCGTCCGTCCCGCGTGGGCATCGTCCGCACCGACCCGGCCTACAACGGGCGTCCCGAGGTGCGGGAAGTGGAGCGTCTCTACCTGGATGCCATCGCCGCCGCGCGGCGCTGGATCTACATCGAGAATCAGTACTTCAGCGCCCCCGTCCTGGCGGATGCCCTGGCGGCCCGGTTGGAGGAACCCGACGGGCCCGAGGTGGTGATGGTACTGCCCCTGAAGACGGGCGGATGGCTGGAGCAGCACACCATGGACGTCCTGCGCTCGCGCCTGCTGCGGCGGCTCGACGCGGCCCGCCATCCCGACCGCCTGCGCATCTATTACCCCCACCGCGAGGACCTCGGTGACGGTTACATCTCCGTCCATGGCAAGGTGATGGTGGTGGACGACACCCTGGCCCGCGTGGGCTCGGCCAATCTGAGCAACCGCTCCATGGGGCTGGACACGGAATGTGACATCGCCGTGGAGGCCACCACAGACACCGAACGCGACGGCGTGGCCGGCCTGCGCAACCGCCTGCTCGCCGAGCACCTGGGTAGCGACGCGGCCACGGTGGCGCGCCGGATTGCCAGCGCCGACTCCCTGGTGGCAGGCATCGAGGCCCTGCGCGGCGGTCCGCGCACCCTCGAATATCTGGAGGCCGCAGTGCCCGACCTGGCCGACGAATTGTTGCCGGAACATGACATCGTCGACCCCGAAGCCCCCATCACCCCCGAGGAATTGGCCGAGCGCCTCATCCCCGAGGACGAGCGCAAGTCCATCCTCGGCCAGATGGGTCCCGTCCTCTCCATCCTGGCGGTGTTGCTGGGACTGGCGGCGGCGTGGCGCTGGACGCCCCTCGGGGGCCTGCTGGAGGTGGACGCCCTGGTGGCCGCGGCCGGCACGGCCGGCGAATCCTTCGGCGGCGCCCTGCTACTGCTGGCGGCCTTCGTGGCCGGAGGCATCCTCTCGGTGCCCGTGACCCTGATGATCATCGTCACCGTGCTGGTGGCCGGCCCCTGGCTCGGCTTCGGTCTGGCCCTGACGGGCAGCATCGCCAGCGCCGTGGCCAGCTACTGGATCGGCTCCGCCACGGGACGCCGGCTGCTGCGCCGCCTCTCCGGCGGGCGCATCAACAGGCTCAGCCGGCGCCTCGCCCAGCGGGGGATCCTCACCATCATCACCCTGCGCATCGTGCCCGTGGCCCCCTTCACCGTGATCAACATGGTGGCCGGGGCCTCCCACATCCGCTTCCGCGACTTCGTGCTGGGCACCCTCGTCGGTATGGGACCCGGGGTGTTCGCCATCGCCCTGTTCACGGACCGCGTGGCGGCCGCCATCCGCAAGCCCGATCTGCCCGAGTTCGCCGTCCTCGCGGCCGTCACCGGCGGCATCGTGGCCCTGATCTGGGGCGTCCACAACTGGCTGGTTCGCCGGGGCCAACGCAACGGCAAAGACGAAAAGGCATAA
- a CDS encoding endonuclease/exonuclease/phosphatase family protein encodes MSPAPIHGAAPPGRLTVATYNIHAGVGRDRHTNLPRLTAVIRELDADIIALQEVLGQEVLDMLAEATGYHALAGPTLLKDGRHYGNAVLTALPVDNVERIDLSVFRREPRGAIDVRLAAGAGGLRLLVTHLGLAPGERRHQTLRLLEQLEQGPPAGITLLVGDLNEWLLWGRPRRWLTRWFARTPAPATFPALLPLLALDRIWVRPRPRLVSVTAHRSPLARIASDHLPLKAVVEV; translated from the coding sequence TTGTCCCCGGCCCCTATCCACGGCGCAGCCCCCCCCGGCCGCCTCACGGTGGCCACCTACAACATCCACGCCGGAGTGGGCCGCGACCGCCACACCAACCTTCCCCGCCTGACCGCCGTCATCAGGGAACTGGACGCCGACATCATCGCCCTCCAGGAAGTGCTGGGACAGGAGGTACTGGACATGCTGGCGGAGGCCACCGGCTACCACGCACTGGCCGGTCCCACGCTGCTGAAGGACGGACGGCACTACGGCAACGCGGTGCTCACCGCCCTGCCCGTCGACAACGTCGAGCGCATCGACCTCAGCGTATTCCGGCGCGAACCCCGCGGGGCCATCGATGTGCGCCTGGCCGCCGGTGCCGGCGGCCTGCGACTGTTGGTCACGCACCTCGGCCTCGCCCCCGGAGAACGACGCCACCAGACCCTGCGCCTGCTCGAACAGCTGGAACAGGGACCGCCCGCCGGCATCACCCTGCTGGTGGGCGACCTCAACGAGTGGTTGCTATGGGGACGCCCCCGGCGCTGGCTCACCCGCTGGTTCGCCCGCACCCCGGCCCCCGCGACCTTTCCCGCCCTCCTGCCCCTGCTGGCCCTCGACCGCATCTGGGTGCGCCCGCGCCCGCGCCTCGTCTCCGTCACCGCCCACCGCTCCCCGCTGGCCCGCATCGCCTCCGACCACCTGCCCCTCAAGGCCGTGGTCGAGGTATAA
- a CDS encoding gluconokinase, which produces MIIVIMGVSGSGKSTLGRALAARLGWDFIEGDDHHPAANIARMSAGRPLTEADRLPWLQRLNEILLAQGATGTILACSALKRSHRHLLADGIPDIRFAYLCGDPEMIRERIASRRGHFMPAELLDSQVAALEPPEDAVLVPIHLTTPEQAALILDTLGLAP; this is translated from the coding sequence TTGATCATCGTCATCATGGGGGTATCGGGCTCGGGCAAGAGCACCCTGGGGCGTGCCCTCGCGGCACGGCTGGGGTGGGACTTCATCGAGGGGGACGACCACCATCCCGCCGCCAACATCGCGCGCATGAGCGCGGGCCGGCCCCTCACCGAGGCCGATCGGCTGCCGTGGCTGCAGCGGCTCAACGAGATCCTGTTAGCCCAAGGGGCAACGGGTACCATACTGGCCTGCTCGGCCCTGAAGCGCAGCCACCGGCACCTGCTGGCGGACGGCATCCCCGACATCCGCTTCGCCTACCTGTGCGGCGACCCCGAGATGATCCGGGAGCGCATCGCATCGCGCCGGGGACACTTCATGCCGGCCGAACTCCTGGACAGCCAGGTGGCCGCCCTGGAACCGCCCGAGGACGCCGTGCTGGTGCCCATCCACCTGACCACCCCGGAGCAAGCGGCCCTCATCCTGGACACCCTCGGTCTCGCCCCATGA
- a CDS encoding SMP-30/gluconolactonase/LRE family protein → MTPATLSTTVAATGLAFPEGPRWHDGRLWFTDQHARAIMTLDGAGSLTTVATTTDLPGGLGWLPDGTLMVVYMTGRRLMKVGPEGITEYADLSAFAPWHCNDMVVDTAGRIYSGNFGFDLHGGEAPRASELLLVDEDGRVEVFAPDLMFANGCAITPDGTTLLVAETFAHRVTAFALDPHGRMAARRVWAELGDATPDGICLDAEGALWIASPGSGELLRVAAGGSLLARCTTTGTPYACMLGGADRRTLYVCTAETDSPEDAPRLRSGRIEQLRVEVPGAGRP, encoded by the coding sequence ATGACGCCGGCGACCCTCTCCACCACCGTGGCGGCCACCGGCCTCGCCTTTCCCGAGGGGCCGCGCTGGCATGACGGACGCCTGTGGTTCACGGACCAGCACGCCCGCGCCATCATGACCCTGGACGGGGCCGGATCCCTCACCACCGTGGCCACCACCACCGACCTGCCGGGCGGCCTCGGCTGGCTGCCCGACGGCACCCTGATGGTGGTCTACATGACCGGGCGGCGCCTGATGAAGGTGGGGCCGGAAGGCATCACGGAATACGCCGACCTCTCGGCCTTCGCCCCCTGGCACTGCAACGACATGGTGGTGGATACCGCCGGGCGCATCTACTCCGGCAACTTCGGCTTCGACCTCCACGGCGGCGAGGCCCCCCGTGCCAGCGAGCTGCTGCTGGTGGACGAGGATGGCCGCGTGGAGGTCTTCGCCCCCGACCTGATGTTCGCCAACGGCTGCGCCATCACCCCCGACGGCACCACCCTGCTGGTGGCCGAGACCTTCGCCCACCGCGTCACGGCCTTCGCCCTCGACCCCCACGGGCGCATGGCGGCCCGCCGGGTGTGGGCGGAACTGGGTGACGCCACCCCCGATGGCATCTGCCTGGATGCCGAAGGCGCCCTGTGGATCGCCTCCCCCGGCAGCGGGGAGTTGCTGCGGGTGGCGGCCGGTGGCAGCCTGCTGGCCCGCTGCACCACCACGGGTACCCCCTACGCCTGCATGCTGGGGGGTGCCGACCGGCGTACCCTCTATGTCTGCACGGCGGAGACGGACAGCCCCGAAGACGCCCCGCGGTTGCGCAGCGGCCGCATAGAGCAACTGCGCGTCGAGGTACCGGGAGCAGGACGCCCCTGA
- a CDS encoding SDR family oxidoreductase, with the protein MSHLHPDTLRGQRALVTGGNSGIGAAVARALAMAGARVAINYVANPEDAHRLVNEIKADGGEAMAIEADVSSEDEVRSMFDAVIDAWGSLEILVANAGIQRDAPFQEMTLRQWQQVLDVNLTGQFLCTREAVREFCRRGVIPEVSCAAGKIICMSSVHDVIPWAGHVNYAASKGGLLMFMKSLAQEVAHNRIRVNAISPGAIRTPINRSAWETPEAEAELLRLIPYERVGDPMDIGHAAVWLASDASDYVTGTTLYVDGGMTLYPGFREGG; encoded by the coding sequence ATGAGCCACCTGCATCCCGATACCCTGCGCGGCCAGCGTGCCCTGGTGACCGGCGGCAATTCCGGCATCGGCGCCGCCGTCGCCCGCGCCCTGGCCATGGCCGGCGCCCGAGTGGCCATCAACTACGTGGCCAACCCGGAGGACGCCCATCGGCTGGTTAACGAGATCAAAGCCGACGGCGGTGAGGCCATGGCCATCGAGGCCGACGTCAGCAGCGAGGACGAGGTGCGATCCATGTTCGACGCCGTCATCGACGCCTGGGGCAGCCTGGAGATCCTGGTGGCCAACGCCGGCATCCAGCGCGACGCGCCGTTCCAGGAGATGACCCTGCGCCAGTGGCAGCAGGTGCTGGACGTCAACCTCACGGGCCAGTTCCTGTGCACCCGCGAGGCGGTGCGCGAGTTCTGCCGCCGCGGCGTCATCCCCGAGGTGTCCTGCGCCGCCGGCAAGATCATCTGCATGTCCTCGGTGCACGACGTCATCCCGTGGGCCGGCCATGTCAACTACGCCGCCTCCAAGGGCGGCCTGCTCATGTTCATGAAGAGCCTGGCCCAGGAGGTGGCCCACAACCGTATCCGCGTCAACGCCATCTCCCCCGGCGCCATCCGCACCCCCATCAACCGCAGCGCCTGGGAGACCCCCGAGGCGGAGGCCGAACTGCTGCGGCTCATCCCCTACGAGCGCGTGGGCGACCCCATGGACATCGGCCACGCGGCGGTGTGGCTGGCCTCCGATGCCTCGGACTACGTCACTGGCACCACCCTCTACGTGGACGGCGGCATGACCCTCTATCCCGGTTTCCGCGAGGGCGGTTAG
- a CDS encoding amylo-alpha-1,6-glucosidase: protein MTRSPPFVRLGPEICQDPTAAGVREWWLANGIGGYAGGTVSGALTRRYHGLLIAPFHPPLGRTLVFTKADAVLVDGHRETPLHTNHWGGGVVAPRGYAHIQGFHLDHGLPVWHLTVDGLELEQRIWMEHGENHTRVAFRWTGGERDTAPRLRLGLLAAWRDHHGSSQPGAFAIHGELTDDALRVHLPGERWLEIHGDGATFTTDHTWMENFSLDRERERGLDDRDTHLRVGAAELTLERDAWVGIGVALDAPGRGDLEASLAAALARREALHPPALPGIPAAVVPPCIRQLVDAADAYLVHLDGSGEAPRASVIAGYPWFGDWGRDTMIALPGLTLATGRPALARKVLLAFTGHVSEGMVPNRFPEAGSAPEYNTVDAALWFIEGWRTYFEATMDRATLNAVFPVLAGIVEAYRRGTRYGIAMDPADGLIRAGEPGQQLTWMDARVDGREVTPRHGKPVEVNALWFNALATLSTLARVLGRDGGDFASLARGTAAGFGRFRRPAGGLFDVIDGPAGHDDAIRPNQVLAVSLPFSPLDAAARQAVVTECRENLLTPFGLRSLAASHPRYRGRYEGGVAERDGGYHQGPVWAWLLGHFARAEYRTSGDGDTAKARLALMAGHLFEAGLGHIGEIFDGDPPHAPRGAPAQAWSVACTLEAWWRLHRAQTSRRTTPPSCPTTRPPGYETPKGRDFKVSGTVSAGAEKSGNGS, encoded by the coding sequence GTGACCCGATCACCCCCCTTCGTGCGCCTGGGACCGGAGATCTGCCAGGACCCGACGGCCGCCGGCGTGCGCGAATGGTGGCTGGCCAACGGCATCGGCGGCTACGCCGGGGGCACCGTGTCCGGGGCCCTCACCCGCCGCTACCACGGCCTGCTCATCGCCCCTTTCCATCCCCCCCTGGGGCGCACCCTGGTCTTCACCAAGGCCGACGCGGTGCTGGTGGACGGCCACCGCGAGACCCCGCTTCACACCAACCACTGGGGCGGCGGCGTGGTGGCCCCCCGGGGCTACGCGCACATCCAGGGCTTTCATCTCGACCACGGACTGCCGGTGTGGCACCTCACGGTGGACGGCCTCGAGCTGGAGCAGCGCATCTGGATGGAGCACGGCGAGAACCATACCCGCGTGGCCTTCCGCTGGACCGGTGGGGAACGGGACACGGCGCCCCGCCTCCGCCTCGGCCTCCTGGCCGCCTGGCGGGACCACCATGGCAGCAGCCAGCCCGGAGCCTTCGCCATCCACGGCGAGCTGACCGACGACGCCCTGCGCGTCCACCTGCCCGGCGAGCGTTGGCTGGAGATCCACGGGGACGGCGCCACCTTCACCACCGACCACACCTGGATGGAGAACTTCTCCCTCGATCGGGAGCGCGAGCGCGGTCTGGATGACCGGGACACCCACCTGCGGGTGGGGGCGGCGGAGCTGACCCTGGAGCGCGATGCCTGGGTAGGCATCGGGGTGGCCCTGGACGCGCCCGGCCGGGGCGACCTCGAGGCATCCCTGGCGGCCGCCCTGGCGCGCCGGGAGGCCCTCCATCCCCCCGCCCTGCCGGGTATTCCCGCCGCCGTGGTGCCGCCGTGCATACGCCAACTGGTGGATGCCGCCGATGCCTACCTGGTCCACCTCGACGGCTCGGGGGAGGCGCCTCGCGCCTCCGTCATCGCCGGCTATCCCTGGTTCGGCGACTGGGGCCGGGACACCATGATCGCCCTGCCCGGTCTCACCCTGGCCACCGGCCGGCCGGCCCTGGCCCGCAAGGTGTTGCTGGCCTTCACCGGGCACGTCAGCGAGGGCATGGTGCCCAACCGCTTCCCCGAGGCCGGCAGCGCCCCCGAGTACAACACCGTGGACGCCGCCCTGTGGTTCATCGAGGGCTGGCGCACCTATTTCGAGGCCACTATGGACCGCGCCACCCTCAACGCTGTGTTTCCGGTGCTGGCGGGGATCGTCGAGGCCTACCGCCGGGGTACGCGCTATGGCATCGCCATGGACCCCGCCGACGGCCTGATACGGGCCGGCGAGCCCGGCCAGCAGCTCACCTGGATGGACGCCCGGGTGGATGGGCGCGAGGTGACGCCGCGCCACGGCAAGCCCGTGGAGGTCAACGCCCTGTGGTTCAACGCCCTAGCCACCCTGAGCACCCTGGCCCGGGTGCTCGGCCGGGACGGCGGCGACTTCGCCAGCCTCGCCCGCGGCACCGCGGCGGGCTTCGGGCGCTTCCGGCGCCCGGCCGGCGGCCTCTTCGATGTCATCGACGGCCCCGCCGGCCACGACGACGCCATTCGCCCCAACCAGGTCCTCGCCGTCAGCCTGCCCTTCTCGCCCCTGGACGCCGCCGCCCGCCAAGCGGTGGTGACGGAGTGCCGGGAAAACCTGCTCACCCCCTTCGGCCTGCGCTCCCTGGCCGCTTCTCATCCCCGCTATCGGGGGCGCTACGAGGGGGGCGTGGCGGAACGCGACGGCGGTTACCACCAGGGCCCGGTATGGGCCTGGCTGCTGGGCCATTTCGCCCGCGCCGAGTATCGCACCAGCGGCGACGGCGATACCGCCAAGGCCCGCCTCGCCCTCATGGCCGGCCACCTGTTCGAGGCGGGCCTCGGCCACATCGGCGAGATCTTCGACGGCGACCCGCCCCACGCCCCCCGCGGCGCCCCCGCCCAGGCCTGGTCAGTGGCCTGCACCCTGGAAGCGTGGTGGCGACTGCACCGTGCCCAGACATCCCGCCGCACGACCCCGCCGTCATGCCCCACCACCCGGCCGCCGGGATACGAGACCCCCAAAGGACGGGATTTTAAGGTATCAGGAACCGTTTCCGCGGGCGCTGAAAAATCTGGAAACGGTTCCTGA
- a CDS encoding glucosidase, with protein sequence MNEERQRLENQRQGIEDWRLWGPYLAERAWGTVREDYSPGGTAWEYLDHDQARSRAYRWNEDGLAGLCDSSQRLCLALALWNGRDPILKERAFGLTGNQGNHGEDVKEYYFYLDATPSHSHLRYLYKYPQGAFPYQRLVAENARRDRSAPPFNLLDSGALDGGRYWDVEVHYAKAGPEEIHVRIQARNRGPRAEVIHLIPTLWFRNTWAWGEDTPRPDIRRGKPPAGAAWVAEARHDELGDYYLYGAQHAEPLFTGNETNTRRLWGTANAQPHVKDGFHHHVITNDIDSINHAGHGTKFGAWSQWRVEQGEAVTIELLLCRGRRKKPFATTAAVFAARQAEADDYYHDMLPEAGAEDARILRQALAGMIWTKQFFHYDVARWFAGDHVAPPAGRHRGRNHQWRHLAAHDIISMPDKWEYPWFAAWDLAYHCAALALVDVDFAKDQVELMLNERYLHPNGQIPAYEWAFGDVNPPVHAMGALKVFRAERVQRGHGDHHYLQRVFHKLLLNFAWWINRKDARGQNLFEGGFLGLDNISVYDRSRPLPPGYSLKQADATGWMAMFALNMTVMALELTAEDPDYEAMAIQCYRQFLAIAEAIAGRDPSDMPSLWDMDAGFFKDLLVAPDGSAHRIDVYSWVGLIPLFAAEVVDGRLLAGAPRFRALLREHKGGLFRGSYVCACPDWENARGEHLLALVDHSMLARILERLLDEAQFLSPFGVRSLSRLHAIRQDLGYIPGIGQATIEYVPGESTSGLFGGNSNWRGPVWLPTNYSLVQALEKFHRFLGPEFTVAAPCLGGKRINLQEIANLLARRLVDLYRHDADGVIPALRPDSPFHTDPAWRDLTLFYEYFHGDTGRGLGAAHQTGWTGLLANLVMRRYQRDITPWSGLDAGQHPAWMDELA encoded by the coding sequence ATGAACGAGGAACGCCAACGCCTGGAGAACCAGCGCCAGGGCATCGAGGACTGGCGCCTGTGGGGGCCGTACCTGGCAGAGCGGGCGTGGGGGACGGTGCGGGAGGACTACAGCCCCGGCGGCACGGCCTGGGAATACTTGGACCACGACCAGGCCCGCTCCCGGGCCTACCGCTGGAACGAAGACGGCCTGGCGGGGCTGTGTGATTCATCCCAGCGCCTGTGCCTGGCCCTGGCCCTGTGGAACGGCCGCGACCCCATTCTCAAGGAACGGGCCTTCGGCCTCACGGGCAACCAGGGGAATCACGGCGAGGACGTCAAGGAGTACTACTTCTACCTCGATGCCACCCCCAGCCACAGCCACCTGCGTTATCTCTACAAGTACCCCCAGGGGGCGTTCCCCTACCAGCGCCTGGTGGCGGAGAACGCCCGCCGCGACCGCAGCGCCCCGCCCTTCAACCTGCTGGACAGCGGGGCCCTGGACGGCGGCCGCTACTGGGACGTGGAGGTGCACTATGCCAAGGCGGGGCCGGAGGAGATCCACGTGCGCATCCAGGCCCGCAACCGCGGGCCCCGGGCGGAGGTGATCCACCTCATTCCCACCCTGTGGTTCCGCAACACCTGGGCCTGGGGCGAGGACACCCCGCGTCCCGACATCCGCCGCGGCAAGCCCCCCGCGGGCGCCGCCTGGGTGGCCGAGGCCCGCCACGACGAACTGGGGGACTACTACCTCTACGGGGCCCAGCACGCCGAGCCCCTGTTCACCGGGAACGAGACCAACACCCGGCGCTTGTGGGGCACCGCCAATGCCCAGCCCCACGTCAAGGACGGCTTCCACCACCACGTCATCACCAACGACATCGATTCCATCAACCACGCCGGCCACGGCACCAAGTTCGGGGCCTGGAGCCAGTGGCGGGTGGAACAGGGCGAGGCCGTGACCATCGAGTTGCTGTTGTGCCGGGGGCGCCGCAAGAAGCCCTTCGCCACCACGGCGGCGGTGTTCGCGGCGCGCCAGGCCGAGGCCGACGACTATTACCACGACATGCTGCCCGAGGCCGGGGCCGAGGATGCCCGCATCCTGCGCCAGGCCCTGGCGGGCATGATCTGGACCAAGCAATTCTTCCACTACGACGTCGCGCGCTGGTTCGCCGGCGACCACGTGGCCCCGCCCGCCGGCCGCCACCGCGGCCGCAACCACCAGTGGCGGCACCTGGCGGCCCACGACATCATCAGCATGCCCGACAAGTGGGAGTATCCCTGGTTCGCGGCCTGGGACCTGGCCTACCACTGCGCCGCCCTGGCCCTGGTGGACGTCGACTTCGCCAAGGACCAGGTCGAACTCATGCTCAACGAGCGCTATCTCCACCCCAACGGCCAGATCCCGGCCTACGAATGGGCCTTCGGCGACGTCAACCCGCCGGTGCATGCCATGGGGGCCTTGAAGGTATTCCGCGCGGAACGGGTGCAGCGCGGCCACGGCGACCACCACTACCTGCAGCGGGTGTTCCACAAGCTGCTGCTCAACTTCGCCTGGTGGATCAACCGCAAGGACGCCCGCGGCCAGAACCTCTTCGAGGGCGGCTTCCTCGGCCTCGACAACATCTCCGTCTACGACCGCTCCCGGCCCCTGCCCCCCGGCTACAGCCTCAAGCAGGCGGACGCCACCGGCTGGATGGCCATGTTCGCCCTCAACATGACGGTGATGGCCCTGGAACTGACCGCCGAGGACCCGGACTACGAGGCCATGGCCATCCAGTGCTACCGGCAGTTCCTGGCCATCGCCGAGGCCATCGCCGGGCGCGACCCCTCGGACATGCCCTCCCTGTGGGACATGGACGCGGGTTTCTTCAAGGACCTGCTGGTGGCCCCCGACGGCAGCGCCCACCGCATCGATGTCTATTCCTGGGTGGGGCTCATCCCCCTGTTCGCCGCCGAGGTGGTGGACGGGCGCCTGCTGGCCGGGGCGCCCCGCTTCCGTGCCCTGCTGCGGGAGCACAAGGGCGGCCTGTTCCGCGGCAGCTACGTCTGCGCCTGCCCCGACTGGGAGAACGCCCGCGGCGAGCACCTGCTGGCCCTGGTGGACCACTCCATGCTGGCCCGCATCCTCGAGCGCCTGCTGGACGAGGCGCAGTTCCTCTCGCCCTTCGGAGTACGCAGCCTGAGCCGCCTCCATGCCATCCGCCAGGATCTCGGCTACATCCCCGGCATCGGCCAGGCCACCATAGAGTACGTGCCCGGCGAGTCCACCTCCGGCCTGTTCGGCGGCAACTCCAACTGGCGCGGCCCGGTGTGGCTGCCCACCAACTATTCCCTGGTCCAGGCCCTGGAGAAGTTCCACCGCTTCCTCGGCCCCGAGTTCACGGTGGCCGCGCCGTGCCTGGGAGGCAAGCGCATCAACCTCCAGGAGATCGCCAACCTGCTGGCCCGACGCCTGGTGGACCTCTACCGCCACGACGCCGACGGGGTCATCCCCGCCCTGCGCCCCGACAGCCCCTTCCACACCGATCCGGCGTGGCGGGACCTCACCCTCTTCTACGAATACTTCCACGGCGACACCGGTCGCGGCCTCGGCGCCGCCCACCAAACCGGCTGGACCGGCCTGCTGGCCAACCTGGTGATGCGCCGCTACCAGCGCGACATCACCCCCTGGAGCGGCCTCGACGCCGGCCAGCACCCGGCGTGGATGGACGAATTGGCCTGA
- a CDS encoding rhomboid family intramembrane serine protease, with protein sequence MLMLGAPYAAFQHFALWPLGTDIGYGLPAALEPGHFAPWQLLTYAFLHGGLFHLFVNMFVLWMFGAPVERVWGSATFLGYYLFCVVGAGLVQVALGYAGILPPAPSVGASGGVFAILLAFGLKFPNQMVMLLIPPIPMKAKYFVVFVGILELVAGVYGTRQGVAHFAHLAGMVFGLLFVLIFRPYPQAR encoded by the coding sequence ATGCTGATGCTGGGAGCACCCTACGCGGCGTTCCAGCACTTCGCGTTGTGGCCCCTCGGCACCGACATCGGCTACGGGCTGCCGGCGGCTTTGGAGCCCGGTCATTTCGCTCCGTGGCAGTTGCTTACCTACGCCTTCCTGCACGGCGGGCTGTTTCACCTGTTCGTCAATATGTTCGTGCTGTGGATGTTCGGCGCCCCCGTCGAACGGGTGTGGGGATCGGCGACCTTCCTCGGCTACTACCTGTTCTGCGTGGTGGGGGCGGGCCTGGTGCAGGTGGCCCTGGGTTACGCCGGCATCCTGCCGCCGGCCCCCTCGGTGGGCGCCTCCGGCGGCGTGTTTGCCATCCTCCTGGCCTTCGGGCTCAAGTTCCCGAACCAGATGGTGATGCTGCTTATCCCGCCCATTCCCATGAAGGCCAAGTATTTCGTGGTCTTCGTCGGCATCCTGGAACTGGTGGCGGGGGTCTACGGGACCCGGCAGGGCGTGGCCCACTTCGCCCATCTCGCGGGCATGGTGTTCGGGCTGCTGTTCGTGCTCATCTTCCGGCCCTACCCCCAGGCCAGGTGA